The Setaria viridis chromosome 9, Setaria_viridis_v4.0, whole genome shotgun sequence sequence TAGCTATGTtgcgaggcaaccctggattgccttctggttgGTGGCGCTAGCGTTTTTCAACCCGAAGGTCATTGTGTTGTAGTAGTAGATGCTAAAGGGCGTTCTGAATGCCATCTTGTCTTGGTCGGCAGGATTGAGGGTGATCTAGTGATAGATCGAGTaccagtcgaggaagcagaACAGGATGCTCCTAGCCGTGGAGTCTACGAGGTTGTCGATGCGtgggagagggaaggggtccttagggcagtgtttgttgaggtcggtgtaatcAATACACATTATCCATTCgttgattttctttttaacaaGAACTGGATTTACTAACCAGTCGGGATGCTTACATTCATGAATGAATTCAATGGCTAAGAGCTTATtgagttctaccctaatggcctccttgcgatcttgggcgaagcggcaaagcttttgcttgaccggCCTTGCAGTCTTGCTCatgtccaaggagtgctcagcaaGCTCCCGCGGGACACCGGGcgtatcagatggcttccacgcgaatatgTCCAAATTTTCCcagaggaaactggtgagcgtGAGTTACTATTTCTCGAAGAGGTCCGACCCTATGAGGGTCATCTTGCTCAGGTCTTCCAAGcgaggcagatcttcttgaccttgggATCAGGCTGCAGTGCTGTGGGCATTCGCTCCGTCTCTGGGAACATGAGCTGGTCCTTGTCCAACTTCTGGGCCTCGGCgaccatggcggtggccttggcTGAGTACTCTAGGGCTTCAGCAAGCTGCACCGCCTCCGTGTAGCACTTGTACAAAGTCTCGACATTGCCGTAGACGGAGAGGACAACATTTGGAGCcggcatcttgaggacgaggtaggtgtgATGCAGGATCGTCATAAACCTTACCAGCATGGGCCTGCCCAGGATGGCATGGTAGTAAGTCTTGAAGTTGgccacctcaaatgtgaggtaGTCTGTGCAGTAGTTGACTTGcgtgccaaaggtgactggcAAAATAACTCGGCCAATCAGATAAAATCCTTTGTCGGGGACAATGCTGTAGAAGGGTTCTTCACAGTGCTGGAGCTGCTcaaagttgaagtccatgcactTCAAGGTCTCGATGAAGATGGTGTTAAGGCCGCTGCCACCATCGATCAGCACCTTGGGGAGTAGGACCCAATCTATGGTTTGGCAGACCACTAGCGGGTAGGACCCGGGATCTGGAATGTGTACCCAATGATCTTCCCTGGAGAAAGTTATGGTTTGCTCGGACCACCACAGGTACTGGATTGGCCATATGGAGACAAAATGCACCTCTCGCTAGCCAGCTTCTACTTTCAGTTGCTATAGAAAGCATTGGGGCTGCCTACGATGATGTTGATCTGCCGTTCTGGTCGCTGGAACTCTCCATTCTGGTCAGCACCAGGCCGGTGGACGTCTGGGTGTGGCTGGTCGCGGCGCTCCTCTCGGTGCTGGCGTGCATTCAACGCGCCGGCGGTTGTCATGGTCATCGCGGTCATTACGGCGATCGTCACGATCTTCATGGCAGTGGTCATGATCGTCGTGGTAGCTGTCGTCGCGGCAACGGTGGTCGATGTTGTTGCGGTCCTCGCGACGGCAGTAGTCGCGACGATTGTCATCCTTGCACGGTAATCGTTGCAGCAGGGTCGCTTGTACTCCACTGGggcgccgagctctttcttgaggactgtgcagTCCCAAAGATTATGACGTGCATCCCTATGGAAGGGGTATGGAATGTTGAGGGTGTCGTCAAACTTTTCCTGGAGAAAGGTGGTTGGCCTGGCAAGGTTGCCTTCAATAGTGAGGACCTCCGGGGCCCTTTTCCGATGTTGGGACTCCAATCATGCTTGGTATTCATCATGGATCGGCTGTTCATAGTCGTCGTTCTTGTGATGCTTGCCATCCCAGAACTGTACTATTGCCGCCTCCTCTATGTTTGCTTGGGCATCGACAACCTCCATCATCTGCCCGACCATcttgggggcagcctcataTAACTTGTAGAACATGGTGCAGTTCATTAGGCCAGAGCAAAAGTACATGATGATGTTGCACTCCTCGACGTCGGCCAGCCTGTTGCAGTTCTTGAAGAAGCGGTTGGTATAGTCTTGAATAGTTTCGTTCTTCCACTGATGGACTTGACCGAATTTCTCCATGTTACCAGGTTGGCTATAGGTAGCCTGGTAGTTCTcggtgaaagctctagcgagctgaccccagCTGTCGATGCTGTTTTGTGGGAGGTTCTCTAGCCACAGGAGCGGAGGAGGACCTATCACCACTgggaagtaggcggccatctggtCATAGGTGCCATGGGCGGCTTTCACCGCGGTACTGTACATTTTGAGCTAGATGGTGGGGTCGGAGCGACCGTCATATTTTTCATTGATGGCCGACTTGAATAACGCAAGCCAATCAACAACCCTGAGGCGTGGGGTGAAGGCGGCGAAACCGTCGATCATTGTATTGTCGTCGTCCTCGAGGTTGTACACAACAGGTGGAGCCTTGAGGCATCTGTCGTTGTCACACCTAGGTAGGGCATAGGTCGTAGTCGGTGCAGcggcgcatctcatcttcctggcAGTGGCGGTCCTCACATTCTGCGTCGCGGTTGAGTCCAGAAGCACCATAGTCATGATCGTACTTGGCACGGCGGTGGAGCTCAGTCTCTTCCCGCTCTTGGTGACGGTTGTTGAGGTCGGGGCAGAGGTTGCGGCGGTCGCGCAGCTCTTCACGGAGGTCACGTTGCTGACCATGTCTGCCATGATCTTCGCCATTGCCTCTCCTCCCACGGTGGCAGTTGTCGTGGTTGTTGGGTTGATGATCATTGTTGGCGGGTAAGTTGGCGGGTTGCTCTACCTCTTCTTCCCGAACGAGCTCCATCTGACCTCCCGCGCGATGGTCGCCTTGGTGGTGGCCGGATCTGCTATGCCCAGATCAATTCCAAGAGTGCCAGGTAGCTGTGGACTGGGAGTGTGCGGACCAGCTGTGGGCTCGCTCTTCGATTTGAGCATTGGCAGCACTGAAACGTGCCTGGATCCACTGCAGGTGCTCCGAGTCTGGAAGGTTTTCCAGGTCAGTGAAACAACCCCCAAgttggcctggggtgtggtgAAAACGTTGTCTCCGGCCTACTCGAGGTCGGCTTATAGATTGTGGGCACGCGTAGAGCGCTTGTGCCTGCCCCCAGCACCATCTTGGTCGGCGTTGCCGCCGTCATCACGTGGTGGTCAGTGCTGATCGTCTGCTACCTCTGTGTTAGCAGCAGGTTGTTGCTCTTGTTAGCACTGTGCTACACAATCCTGGTTCCTGGCGTTACGACCTacttcctgagaagaggtttcgccATCCCTGGGTGGCTCGTCAGCTGAGACCCCGAAGGCTTCCCGATCTGGCGTGGAGAAGTTGCTCTTATCGTCACTTCTGCAGGGATTCCACGTCAAGACGATGCGGGGAACCTGGAACTCGCCATAGTTCAGAAACTAGAAGGGTTCGGGTGGccttcagattggatctgaaagGATAGCACGAGTTTTGAGGAAAACGCAAAAGCCGAGTTCCTCAGACCAAAGGGGACGAGGGAGGGACCCTGCGCCAACTTGGTTGAGCGTAGCACCACCTCAAAGagatctatgcactcagcaattgTGTTGTTGATGCAATCTAGCCCTtcgatcaggtcggagggtgtgggtgggtgggcagCAGCTAAGATGCTTGGAATcctctcagagagagagagagagattgccgACCTGCTGTGCAAGTGGCGTGATGATCCTTGGATGGAGAAATTGTCCCGTCAAAGCATATCCAACGGAAGCTGGGTTGTCGGTGAACGCTGAGTTGACAAAAGGCACTGAGTCGACAAAAGAAGCGGCGGGATCAAAATCCGCCAGCATGGTCCCAAAGCGAAgctggatcgggttggcgaggtggtccttcatgctctcggggaagatgacgtcGAGgcaggatgccatcgagctcgttAGGAACGacctcacaatcacccctacctggcacgcctaCTGTCAAATTTctaagcccggcagtccactagggggttacccaagtggttgatttgtaggtggaggcgattgcgaaaccaagaactcgaaggtgattgagagaacacaagggacacaagggttttagacaggttcagacctccggagagtaataccctacgttctgtatgcttggtggcttgtattgcttgagaaatGAGATGTGTTGGGTTGCCCTCGGGAGGCACCCTTggtcgccttatataggctgacgacctagggttacaagtcagtttgaatctaatctacttggaagttacatggaaggtaatctgagtcggattacaatatgtATCCCGTAATATCCGAGCTGATTTGAATTGCCCGAcctccttggcgtgtactccaagtatcttcatgtccttggctcGTACGTTctggtcgggtgggcccacttgtcaggaccggccaatatcctggtcggtggggacctatggagtacccatatccctcaggcTTCAATTCCAGcaaccacgagttctgggagtactgtgagAACAACGGGATCGACGTCTAGTACGTCTCTTTCGCTCATCTgcaggccaatggccaggttgtgCCCttggtctaaacaccgacaacagTGCTGGTGACAAAGTAACCCAGACGCCCAGGTCTGCCGTGCCAACGCCTTTGGCGCGGCAATACTACTTTATCATGCCATGTCTGTTGGCAAAGCAAACCTGGACATCCCAAAATTGTAAACTCATTCTGGACAGACAGGGAAGTGTCAAGTTCATCGATGAACCATACATGCAGTATTTCAACACGTCCAACTAAAATCCATCACAATCCCTCACACCAATCTATGACACACAAATCCATGACATAGTTCAACACAAATCCATCCCATAGTTCCACACAAATCCATCACATAATTCCACACAAATCCATGACACACATTCCATCATACAATCCATCACAATCCACCACACACATAGCATCTCATAGTCAGGCAGACTTAGTGAAGCACACAAACATAGTCAAGAACACACTCCACATgcaaatttcaaattttaatgACGTCGACAGCATTGATCCAGAGGGCTGAAAGGATCATTGGGGCGACATTCCCTCCATGGCTCTGTGGGCAAGACATTAGCACTTCCAATGTTAGTGTCGTCATGGGCACGACACTGGTAGGGTTTCTTGCCAGCGGCTTCAGCTCTCTAAAAAAGTTTGGAACAAAATCAGTAACATTTAGTACTTTATGGAAATTGAACATAGGTAAAGACATTGCACTAAGGGGAAATTACCTAGCTAGGCTCTCTGTGCGTCTGAGTGATAAGTGGAGCATCAAACATGTCGGACATCATGATCTTCTCACCATAAGTGGGGTCATTGTCCTCAGAGTCATTACCGTCAGACTCATCACTTGGTTCTGGGGTGGCGACTGCCTTGCCACGTGACCTGGTGGCAATAGCAGTAGATGCCGATGCATTCCTTGAGGTGGTAAGAGACAAAGTCCTTGAGATGCGTCCTCCACCGCGGTGGATAGGGGTACGGCCTGGTCCCGAAGAAGTGACATGGCTAGTGCCACCGCGATGCACATCTAGGGCAGACATGTAGTTCATCTTCATGGCCATACGCCTGCAGCTTCTTCAAACCCTCTGCGACATAAAACCAACATCAAGTCACATTATGGCCATGCGAGGAATTAGTATGGAAACTTTGGCTATGATTGTACCTCTACAAATTGACGAAGGCATCACCACCGGATCCACTTGCATGTTTCATGGCCACTCCTGCCTCATTGGCAAGCCCTGCTAGCTGTTGTCCCTATATCCATATTTGTAATATCAAGGCTTATCAATCTTACGCCATTGTCACCATGTAACTTGTGAAGGCAAATAGACAGAAATTACAATGTAGTCATGCAAAGGTGCACGCCAGCCTGTGTTCCCAAGCGTGTCATGGTGTCGTACTCGTTAGCTATGTCATCAGAGTCATCAGAAGGGGGATTCTCAACGAGGTCGATCATCCAACCTTGCTTGATCCTAGTTCTTGTGGCTCCATAGTACCATCGAAGGTACTCCTTGTACGGTCCTGCACGCTAATGAGGTCCATCCATGGGATCACATCTTTGCATGTTATCCCAAAGCTGGAGGTAAGCAGCATGTTTCACCCTCCGgtcattctccttgtaccttTTCTTCCGGTCGATCCTGCAATCAAAATTTTCTTAGCAAGGCAACATGTAAAAGAGATCTCTCTAAAAATGCAAAGTGGAAAAGGATGGGGGCATAGTTGTGCAAGGCCTGTGAAGTGGAGTACTCCATAGGAGGGCACTGTTGTGCCCTACCAAACTAAcacatcaccctatgcggcaagTGCATCTCAACAACGTAGTATATGATAAGTGGAACCATTGACCTCCATAATTCTCTATCTCTGTAGCACATAGGTGAAAAGATAATGTTGCTCAGCTGTTCCTGGTTGTACGGTGTCCATTCAACCTAcaaaattttttaaaaacacAAGTCAGTTTATAGTTGATTCATTCGAACAAAAATAACTGTGGTGCTGAATTTACCTGGGTCTGCGTGACACAATCAAGCTCATTTGTGTAGAACTTGTACCGCCTAGCTGGAGGGCCATGAATAGGCTCAGCATACTTCCACACATATGTGAATGTGGGAAGGAATCCTCGTGGGTCCAagcttaaaaaaataaatgcaacAAAGTGTTAGCAAGGTCCAAAACATGTGAGAACAACAAAGCAGAATATGGAATTAGTCATTCTATTATACCTCAACGCGCAGATGGCAAGGTTGACCCACCAAgattcgctcccaaatccaaatctgGAGAAGGTAAGCACACCCTCCAAGGTTGGCATCCTTTGCAGTGCGCCTGCAAGCGTCACACAGCTGCTTATACAACCACGCAAGCACCGCTGAACCCCAACTGTACCCACGGATGTTATCCCAATTCTGACCCAATAATGGAAGAACCATCCAAGACATGgtgttcccagctgcatcaGTAGGTAAGAAGTCGCTCACAAAGTGCCACAGCCAAACACGAGCGTGCCTTTCCACAACCTCTTCATCTGCTCCCTGTGGGCATATGCTGAACTGCTCCCTCGACCATGCCGAGCTCACCCTGGACGTCTTCTTCTCCTCGTCTCCCTCCTCAAGCTCTGGAGGCCAAATCCCAATGTGCAGctctaccatgccatgctagtTGTCACTCTGAATGATCCCTATCACTGGAAGCCCCTCAAGTGGAAGACCAAGGATCACAGCCATGTCCTACATGGTGACAGTCATCTTCCCGCACAGgaggtggaacgtgtgagtctccggaTGCCAGCAGTTGACCAGGGCATTCAGCAAGGGTTCGTCCATCGGAGGAAGTCCCACAGCAACCACCCGAGCAATGTCTAGAAAGCCCGCTCTCTACAGGTACGACGCGTAGcactcatcccacctaagtggggAGTGCACCCACGGTTGTAATGGCTTCAACTCCTACAAAACAACCAAATAATTGCAAACATGAATATTATGAACCATGGAAGTAAATGAATTAAATGGAAATTGTAGTACCTCGTGGTGGtcggtgaggaggtggccccGGTGGTTCACGTCGTACGCGGCCTCAAGGAGCGGGTAGGCTGGATCCACCATCCTGAAATAGAATAAACAAAATTCATTAGTAATAAGCTTCTTTGCATGATTAGTAGAGTAACAAACAAAATATACTATCAATAAGGTATAAGTACAAGTAAACTAAATCTTAAAATGTTTAACATGCACACTACTACCTCGGTGACTACCCTCAGGTTGGAAGAACGCTTGCTTTTCTTTATCCCCATAGATTTCTTGCCCTTAGATTTCTTATTACGGCATGTACAATTCCTATGaacttgtggcacttggagcaatgGTTTTCTGACTTGTCCACATCAAAATTGCCAGTCCCATAATCTGCTGAAAGCCTCCCTTGTGACTTGTCCATGTCGCCTTtcaaacgcttcttctgcctcctacCCATTTTATCTCTCTTCAAATCGGAGTTTGACACGTAGTCTAGGTCTTCATATGGTGACCATTGTGACAGATCAAGGTAAGGTTCAAAGTTGGATTCCCAAATTTTaatggtgtgctccctagagaacaacggtgacatgtacatgGGGCTTTCATaattaagacctcttgccttgcaagctgtaatcaagtgtgaacatggaaggtgcaacagtTGAGGAACCTTGTAGGTGCACGAATCTTCGTTGAGGTCCACTCTATAGTTCTGGCCTCCATGGCTCTCACCGCCAACATTAGTACTACCAGCACCTCTTACACAATATACCATTCTTTCTAGCCTGTATATTTCTGGTAATTGGTTAACAGACCTTAGCTCAGCATCTCATATATAGTCATCTGCAATCTTACCCTTCCTATGACCTTCATTCAACAGATCACGTGCCTTTTGCCATCTATCCACAAAGTACCCGTTGCATTTTTGGAATGAGTATTCAATAACTCCGGTTACAGGTCTAGTTCAGATGCCTTTGAAAATATTGTTTAAGAATTCCGAATAGTTTGTGGCCATAATACTATAACGtgtccctccctcatcgaaaggcTGCGCCCATTtgtccttatcctccatttcacccttcaactaTTGTTTAGCCGCATCGTTCCAATCCTCTTCTAACTTCTCATCAAATTATTTCTCCGTATGTACCATGCATAAAACCTTTAATTTTCCAATTACTTTCTTGTTCTTTTGGCGACACCACATATTAgcagcaaagtgcctcatgcaccacctatgcacaagtgGTGGAAAGCCATCCATGTGGTCATTTGCACAATTTATGAGGCCATGGTGATGATCTGAGATCATACATACTTGCCGTGATGGTCCAAGTACGTATCGACAAACGAGTTTCAGGAACCATGACCAAATGTCGTTGTTCTCACTCTCAGCCAAAGCAAAAGCTAGAGGCACAAGTTGTTGTTCCGCATCAATAGCAACAaccatcattaatgtacccttatACTTCCCAGTCAAGAATGTAGCGTCAACAAGTATCACAGGATGACAATGTTGGAAAGACACATGACATTGCGGGAAGCACCGAAAAACCCTTTGGAGGACGTGCTTATAAACACCATTGTCAGGTTGCATCATATCGGACGTGTGAGGGAACCATTTAatccgggattgtagtaggccaTAGCGGTGAggaccctaggaaccatgccatacAACTCCTTCCAGTCTCCACAAAGCAGTGCAATGGCGTGTTGTTTCGCCCGCCATGCCTTTGAATACTAGACACGGTATCTACTAAAGGCGAATATGGACTTCATTAGAGATGGCATCGATGTCTCGCTGTCAGCGCGAATAATGCATAGGATGCGCTGCCCAAGGTACGTAGTTGTGCACTGCGCATACACTCACTTCGGCTGAGAAGAGCAGCAAGTATGAGGttcacaacatttgaaattctccattgtcccgTGCTTCTAATTAGGCACAAACATACACGCTAcatgcatccttgcttgcacatgacATCATAACTTAGGTGCTTGTCGGAGTGAACTACACTGAAAAGCCTATGTAACCTCACTAcatagtcagccaagaaaaacttcagctcctcaagactgttgaacttcattcccttcttaatcactggattCTCACTATAGGGTATCCCTTCCAAATTCACCATAGtagattcacatatggctttgtgGACCATGCTTATGTCCTTAGCATTAGAAACGGATGGGAGTTCGACATGATATTCCTTCAACAACTGCAACTCATTAGGGGTGTAATCAAAACATTCGTCCACACAACCAATATCCTCTACATTATCACGATTGTATTGTTGACCTGCGGCCTATCCTCTTTAGACTgtgactcctcctcctcagattcagatccATCCTCCTCAGATTGTGACTCTTCCTCCTCACATTCAGGCCCATCTCCGACTACATCTTCATGTGCGTTGCCCAGAACATCTTCTACCCCATCCTCCTTCTCAAAGTCATCATCTTCAGAACCTAGAGATATGTCATCatcatctatgtttgcttaTTCCTGCTCAAAAGTatcattgggaaaatcatcattcaCAATGGCCAAGCCAAAATCAGATTGGTTTTCACCTAAACCATGCTGTGAAATTGTTAACTCTTGGGTACCATTCTCAACCACTAACTGGACTTCATCTCTTAAGCCAACATTGACGCTAGGCCTAGGACAAATATCAATTACCACCTCCAAACATACAACATTTGCATGCTCAACTACCTCCATATATTGCTTCCAATTAGACTCGGATACAAAGTTCATAAGAACATAATGAgttctagctttcccacaatcaaaacagCCTCTCAATGTTATCTCATCCACTCCACATCCACACTTTCTCAttgcacggtcaactaaatctttAAAACTTGGACGAGCATCGAACAATTCCACtacctcattcatattctcaaaCTACCCATTCTCTTTCACAATCCCACCATGAAATATACGAACTAAaagatccatctacaaaatacaaaatatAGCTCATTTACTACGAACAACAATAATAAACTACATTAATTAGATATTTTAGACAAATAAACCTACATATACCATGTACACTGCACGAATACATCAACAACTATATAAATCGATGCATGCAACTACTTCTACACGTTAAAATTGCCGGTAGAGAGTCGACTGTGTATGAACTAACCATCCATTTTCTACATAACAAACTTGTAAATCATGAAAATTTCAAAACGAAATCCTAAACCTAGTTCACCTAAACACCCACCGATCTACTAAATGGAacggtaaaaaaagaaaaaagtgggGATACCTTCCTAACGACGCGGAGGAGGAAAAAAGTAGGGGCGGCGAGCAAGGGAGGGTCCTCGGGTCAGgctagaggaggaggaagagaggagggggagaaaaTGAAGGGCTGACGTGGCTGTCAAGTGTTGGCGCTGCCGTACCAGTGCATATGGCGCGGCAGCATGGCGCCAGTATGTGTGGCGCGACAGCGGCTAACTGCCACTCCACAATGTACGGCGCGACACGCCATGCGAATAAAGTTGAGGAgggattatttttatttttaaaaagggttaaaaaaaatctaggCTCTCGCTTCCTCCGAGGAATTTGAATTTACCCACCAAAGGCCCGACTGAGAAAGCTGTTCATCATGGAGGGGAGAACTCGCCTGAGGGAGCTCATTCCCATCACCGCCCTAACTCCAGCCATCGGTTCTCCTCTCCTTGGCTAGCTCCCGGACGTTTGCTCCCTGCGTCGCTGGCTCGCTGCTTCTCCGGCGGAAGTAGGCGCGCGCTGCGGCTGCGGCCTGCCTATGTTATGCACGCCGTTGCCGTGGTGATCTCATCTAGTCATCTAGCCAGCCCGGGCTAACGATTTGTGGATACGTGTAAGTAATCCCCTTCCTCGCTCTCGTACTTGATTCTTCTTCTCCATGCCTCACACGCGGACTGTTGAAAGAATTCCATGCCAACTAAGTAACTGACCGAACCATATCCATAATGTGTTTGACGAAATGCGTACGTGGTTGCTGTGTCACGGCATCCTTTCATATCTGGTGCTCCGACAGCTCTGAATCTCTGATGATGGTCCTAATTGTAGCTTAATCGCAAACACCTCTGATGCCACTGTAGGCACATCCACACAAGGTGTTCGATGATAATTCTCTGCCGTGATCATAGTAAAAACCGTAAACTTCTTACTTAACAGGTTTAACAACATGATTCAGAGGATTAACCCTTGAGGTACATGCTGTTAGTTCGGTACGAATGGTTTGCCTGCATTCAGTCTAAATAAGACCTGCCATCTCCAGCAACCTGTTAAGTGTTAATTCGTACTTTCAGTGTTTCTTTgtttgataacaaatatttttcCCCATACTCTCGGTTTGAAATGCCGCATGCTGCAATTTGTTCAGCAAGAGTCCAGAAAAGATAGCTGAGCTACGCAAAAAGAATGAATGTATTCTATATTCCCTTCCGGAATGGAGTCAAGAAAGAACATACATCAGAGTCGTCCTTTCCCCGTTGGTCTCGCCTCTTTCTTGTTCGGTCATCCTGTGTGCTTGGCTAGTGGAGATTTGACAACTAAAATGACGTTTCATCTGTCAAGATACCCAAACCACAGAGCCATTATCATCACACTCCAACTGTACATCATGATAGTGATCTGCACCATGCTCACTGCTGTTGTAATGTTGTGCGCTTCTTGCCCATCATTTTTCGAGACCGGGAATGTGGTCGTTTGTCACTGCATTAACTCGTAAGGTCATCGTTCTTTTCAACCTGAGACTAAACTATTTCACTTAGCTCTCTTCATTTTGTTACCCTATTACCAAAAACTGTTTGTTCCGTTTATTAGTTTCATGCTGCTTAACGATGCATCATGGAAAAATGATGATGGAATTTAGAGAAGGCATATGCTCTAAGGCAATGTATCATTGCTGTTTCTAGTTTTCTACCGAATGTCAATGTTTCAGGCTTCTCAATTTACCTGCAgcacatattttttttcccatgGTAGTTTAATGCCAATCCAATTACCATTTGGTATCAGCTTCCTAGGTAGGTTACTCGAACACTAATGCGATATCTGGTTTGATGAATCACCTAATCCTGGATGAAGTGATCTATCATGGGTTCATCCTAGAATTTCACTGGGGATGATTCCAACCCTCATGTTTATACTAGTCATATGCATATGAGGCATGAGGTAGAGGTAGTGGTTAATCAACCCATAACATTCTTCGAACCAAACAAAAATGTGGGAGAGGGTGAATCACCCCATTCTTCgatcaaaccaaacaccccatatCCATTCCATCTGCATTTCTCACAAAAATGAAATGTAAGTTCCCTCGCAAATCCTTTCCTAGATCATAGTTGGCAACTCTTGCAGTTCCAGTTTGTGCCTCGCACTGAGCAGTCAAAGCATGCTGAAGGTTTATGGCTAGTGAAGCAAGGATGAGCCTCCAACCAAAGAGGTCACAAACAGTTCTCTGCAATTATTGGATGTAcaactgatgatgatgtttgatAATACTGCTAGATTTGAAGGGACAGATTGATCAATAGTTGAAGCATTACATATCTGAACTATCAGGTTTTCTGTTCTTTCAATTTCCGATGCATGGTATTTTCAAATAACAGATTGGTGTATCATATAGTGAATTCAAAGAGCTCTTAAATACACCAAAATGATCCAGGcatattttcatatgaattCAGAGAGTCCAAATATTCAGCCCAATTATCTGTAGAGTGCAGACTCTTGGTATCtaaataatctttttttttt is a genomic window containing:
- the LOC140221191 gene encoding protein MAIN-LIKE 2-like is translated as MVELHIGIWPPELEEGDEEKKTSRVSSAWSREQFSICPQGADEEVVERHARVWLWHFVSDFLPTDAAGNTMSWMVLPLLGQNWDNIRGFGFGSESWWVNLAICALSLDPRGFLPTFTYVWKYAEPIHGPPARRYKFYTNELDCVTQTQVEWTPYNQEQLSNIIFSPMCYRDRELWRIDRKKRYKENDRRVKHAAYLQLWDNMQRCDPMDGPH